The following coding sequences are from one Kogia breviceps isolate mKogBre1 chromosome X, mKogBre1 haplotype 1, whole genome shotgun sequence window:
- the SLC25A5 gene encoding ADP/ATP translocase 2, giving the protein MTDAAVSFAKDFLAGGVAAAISKTAVAPIERVKLLLQVQHASKQITADKQYKGIIDCVVRIPKEQGVLSFWRGNLANVIRYFPTQALNFAFKDKYKQIFLGGVDQRTQFWRYFAGNLASGGAAGATSLCFVYPLDFARTRLAADVGKAGAEREFRGLGDCLVKIYKSDGIKGLYQGFNVSVQGIIIYRAAYFGIYDTAKGMLPDPKNTHIFISWMIAQSVTAVAGLTSYPFDTVRRRMMMQSGRKGTDIMYTGTLDCWRKIARDEGAKAFFKGAWSNVLRGMGGAFVLVLYDEIKKFT; this is encoded by the exons atgaCAGATGCCGCCGTGTCCTTCGCCAAGGACTTCCTGGCAGGTGGAGTGGCCGCGGCCATCTCCAAGACCGCCGTAGCGCCCATCGAGCGGGTCAAGCTGCTGCTGCAG GTGCAGCACGCCAGCAAGCAAATCACTGCAGATAAGCAATACAAGGGCATCATAGACTGCGTGGTTCGTATCCCCAAGGAGCAGGGAGTCCTGTCCTTCTGGCGTGGTAACCTGGCCAATGTCATCAGATACTTCCCCACCCAGGCTCTCAACTTTGCCTTCAAAGATAAATACAAGCAGATCTTCCTGGGTGGTGTGGACCAGAGGACCCAGTTTTGGCGCTACTTCGCAGGGAACCTGGCATCAGGTGGTGCCGCCGGGGCCACATCGTTGTGTTTTGTGTACCCTCTTGACTTTGCCCGTACTCGTCTAGCAGCCGATGTGGGCAAAGCTGGAGCTGAAAGGGAATTCAGAGGCCTTGGTGACTGCCTGGTTAAGATCTACAAATCTGACGGGATTAAGGGCCTGTACCAAGGCTTTAACGTGTCTGTGCAGGGTATTATCATCTACCGAGCTGCCTACTTCGGTATCTATGACACTGCGAAGG GAATGCTTCCAGATCCCAAGAATACACATATCTTCATCAGCTGGATGATCGCACAGTCCGTCACAGCGGTTGCTGGGTTGACTTCCTATCCGTTTGACACAGTGCGTCGCCGCATGATGATGCAGTCAGGGCGCAAAGGAA CGGATATCATGTACACAGGCACACTTGACTGCTGGAGGAAGATTGCTCGTGACGAAGGAGCCAAAGCCTTTTTCAAGGGCGCGTGGTCCAATGTTCTCAGAGGCATGGGTGGTGCTTTTGTGCTTGTCTTGTATGATGAAATCAAGAAGTTCACATAA